In Vanrija pseudolonga chromosome 4, complete sequence, a single window of DNA contains:
- the LAC1 gene encoding Laccase-1: protein MLPPLNQHQRRDKGRLSLVGVLAALALVVVVILGVAHGSAPTHGHLKRDDDGNFKEARGMAPSGNCDDIAPIVPRALVLGDPGRYLLSNRRFNIRDRPQTRNYHWTVSEVRSTPGGVLRPLVVVNGQSPGPILEANLGDEVFIHLTNALANATTIHWHGMLQNGTIFMDGADAITQCSIPPGGKMIYRWKAQNVGTYWWHGHTNEQYTDGLFGPLIIHSPTETAMVKNPYDDEYTFILNDAYNTMATSLMPRFMQPFTGINGNPGDEPSPDGNMINGVSNARCAYLPSNQHKDAKRDEMGTPAAVGSIYNETNVCGNAPLGRLNVNLAPGKTYRLRLINAGTLTTSVFSIDNHQLTVIEVDGVSVEPFKTWSVEIAVAQRYSVLVTLDKAPGAYSIRTAIVTEDLKYTGPNFNSTVLSVLRYGNYFTNPVDAPVPDAWNTLPEASAEAIFVPADKLDAPAPGRVEYLTFQGRADPSDNMMLMYFNNTSWRPLPAGQSSLNAIRSLPDAIVHNSTALEQEPSLGHQVSYVNQDANGVFDLVFNSLDDGPHPFHLHGHTFWVLSVGTGPFTGPTDGLSRVNPPRRDTVIIPGNGHLVMRIRTDNPGVWTLHCHIGWHMATGLLLTITNQPGVIKGLSIPPDVARLCKA from the exons ATGTTGCCCCCTCTCAACCAGCACCAACGGCGCGACAAGGGACGCCTCAGCTTGGTGGgtgtgctcgccgccctcgcacTCGTTGTGGTGGTTATTCTCGGTGTCGCGCACGGCTCCGCACCGACTCACGGCCATCTTAAacgtgacgacgacggcaacttCAAGGAGGCGAGAGGCATGGCCCCGAGCGGTAACTGCGACGACATCGCACCGATTGTGCCCCGCGCGTTGGTCCTCGGAGACCCGGGACGCTACCTCCTTTCGAACCGCAGGTTCAATATCCGCGACAGACCCCAGACGCGAAACTACCACTGGACGGTTTCCGAGGTGCGCTCGACGCCTGGGGGTGTCCTCCGCCCGCTTGTTGTCGTCAACGGCCAGAGCCCCGGCCCTATCCTTgaggccaacctcggcgaTGAGGTCTTCATCCACTTGAccaacgcgctcgccaacgcgacgacgatccACTGGCATGGCATGCTTCAGAACGGCACGATCTTCATGGACGGCGCAGACGCGATCACCCAGTGCTCGATCCCCCCCGGAGGCAAGATGATCTACCGCTGGAAGGCACAG AATGTTGGCACGTACTGGTGGCATGGGCACACAAACGAGCAGTACACCGACGGCCTCTTTGGCCCTCTGATCATCCACTCGCCCACCGAGACTGCGATGGTCAAGAACCCCTATGACGACGAGTACACGTTCATTCTCAACGACGCGTACAACACCATGGCGACGTCCCTCATGCCGCGCTTCATGCAGCCCTTCACCGGTATCAACGGTAACCCTGGTGACGAGCCTTCCCCAGATGGTAACATGATCAACGGTGTCTCGAATGCGCGCTGTGCCTACCTTCCCTCCAACCAGCACAAAGACGCCAAGCGGGACGAGATGGGCACCCCGGCCGCGGTGGGCAGCATCTACAACGAGACCAACGTCTGTGGTAACGCACCGCTTGGCCGCTTGAATGTCAATCTGGCGCCTGGCAAGACGTACCGCCTCCGCCTCATCAATGCAGGCACCCTCACCACGAGCGTCTTCAGCATCGACAACCACCAGCTGACTgtcatcgaggtcgacggtgTCAGTGTGGAGCCGTTCAAGACGTGGAGCGTCGAGATTGCTGTCGCCCAGCGTTACTCGGTGTTGGTGACGCTGGACAAGGCGCCCGGCGCCTACTCGATCCGCACGGCGATCGTCACCGAGGACCTCAAGTACACTGGCCCGAACTTCAACAGCACAGTTCTGTCCGTGCTGCGCTACGGCAACTACTTTACCAACCCGGTTGACGCGCCCGTTCCGGACGCGTGGAACACCCTCCCCGaggcgagcgccgaggccattttcgtgcccgccgacaagcttgacgccccagccccaggcCGTGTGGAGTACCTCACCTTCCAGGGGCGCGCCGACCCCTCCGACAACATGATGCTCATGTACTTCAACAACACGTCGTGGAGGCCCCTGCCCGCCGGCCAGTCTTCGTTGAATGCCATCCGTTCCCTTCCGGACGCGATCGTGCACAACTCGACAGCGCTGGAACAGGAGCCTAGCCTCGGCCACCAGGTCTCGTACGTCAACCAGGATGCCAACGGTGTGTTCGACCTCGTCTTCAACAGCCTCGACGATGGTCCACACCCGTTCCACCTGCACGGACACACCTTCTGGGTCCTGAGCGTCGGCACTGGCCCCTTCACCGGCCCGACCGACGGACTCAGCCGCGTCAACCCTCCGCGACGCGACACGGTCATCATCCCCGGGAATGGCCACCTCGTCATGCGCATCCGCACTGACAACCCCGGTGTGTGGACCCTCCACTGCCACATCGGCTGGCACATGGCTACGGGCCTGCTCTTGACGATTACCAACCAGCCCGGCGTGATCAAGGGTCTCAGCATTCCACCCGACGTGGCAAGGCTCTGCAAGGCGTAG
- the NOC3 gene encoding Nucleolar complex-associated protein 3, whose product MGKPSAKALGKRKAPGGGEGAPKKSKPGKPAKGKATTGFGADDVERADRGPTGKPKRRPDQPKKVKLRDQKVIPVPKTAFASDGEDDSDDDIMDMDLGEEEGLEVGTAGGFLAGLDTKALSRTTKETKRIHANEKSRSNFPTKAKKAPSVASASDISDYDFDSDIEFSDDEELGAGYDDEDDEEDDDEADGSDDDEDEDASDSGFDSELNAGYDNISDISDLDDEDDGADHPKRKKRADSEEAEYEMAGRSRWAAKEETKEDDMVEVGRLPIKLPTGEVQLVEGSTKFQKPQPKKPAAPKPVEPESEEESEDDASDVDAEAERMAAQPGRFGRMGVAEIVAAKGWKTAQRMAAAKEQMATIGAEVLGGGELIDVAPILTRLSTFSLPTVPNPEGDGTLPVPNSVRALGMLSLLAVYKDLIPGYRIRALTAAEESEKVRDEVRRMREGEKLLVRNYKTYLKSLEAEVKGKSPLGSVALKCMAELLVSAPHFNFSENIMGVLVGRIGRRSWDDDSELILNSFVSVFRSDNTSTYSQALVRLIARMIKERKFQVHPNVLSCLLHLRLRTELSAMWEKKKGKGRDRRDQPEKKFKSEIRKQWQTKNQRKREKELKEIQKEMAEAEAEVDLEERQNTQTETLKNLFVLYFSILKFPGRSPLLPAGLEGISHFAHLINIDFFRDLLQVLRKIIADTLDSDDDELDVVGSHKRVRTRMLGIVTAFDLLSGQGEALNIDLSDFVNELFVLLRPLALDTGIEDPPEMTQATAQAAAVQRNAGVKRASADRPPAHTLSTSALLFRCLESVFFPRWFGASASAPPLRAAAFAKRMCECALFFPPATAREALNFVRRLATKETKLANLLDTEERMFDGVYRPEMDDPQLTNPYTTSLYELDGLAERHWEQKVKAEAKRLRDAQFVSPTTMPKNLVVFDFDWSFVDQDTDRWVFEVLSTKLRRALQQRKTNGSQCTPDVVDQTMADLFDAGFKKEQVLDALRILPFHPAMRRAVTALKDRGETDFLCLSNSNVVYIGTILEHHNLTTLFNEVITNPAHWAGDRLHIGRRVPADGPQHTCKVGCLANMCKGDELDAWVAAHGGKDSYEKIVYVGDGGNDFCPLLRMRKGDVACVRKDMELHGRVKEEGEQEGLKVEVKLWDQAWVIDEIFSEL is encoded by the exons ATGGGCAAGCCTTCAGCAAAGGCCCTAGGAAAGAGGAAGGCTCCAggtggaggagaagga GCGCCTAAGAAGTCCAAGCCCGGCAAGCCagccaagggcaaggccaccaccggcttcggcgccgacgatgtGGAGCGCGCGGACCGCGGGCCAACAGGCAAGCCGAAGCGCCGCCCCGATCAGCCCAAGAAGGTCAAGCTGCGTGACCAGAAGGTCATCCCTGTGCCGAAGACGGCGTTCGCTtccgacggcgaggacgacagcgacgacgacatcatGGACATGgacctgggcgaggaggaggggctgGAGGTCGGCACCGCGGGAGGGTTCTTGGCTGGACTGGATACCAAGGCTTTGTCAAG GACGACCAAGGAGACGAAGCGCATCCATGCGAATGAGAAGAGCCGATCGAACTTCCCTACAAAGGCGAAGAAGGCTCCGTCGGTTGCCTCGGCGTCAGACATCTCGGACTATGACTTTGACTCGGACATCGAGTTttcggacgacgaggagctcggcgcagggtacgacgacgaggatgatgaggaggatgacgatgaggccgacggctcggatgacgacgaggacgaggacgcctcTGACTCTGGCTTCGACTCTGAGCTGAACGCCGGGTACGACAACATCTCCGACATCTCCGATctcgacgatgaggacgacggcgccgaccaccCGAAGCGCAAGAAGCGGGCGGATtccgaggaggccgagtaCGAGATGGCTGGCCGGTCGCGGTGGGCGGCAAAGGAGGAGACCAAAGAGGACGACATGGTCGAGGTGGGCCGACTGCCCATCAAGCTGCCTACCGGCGAGGTGCAGCTCGTGGAGGGAAGCACCAAGTTCCAGAAGCCGCAGCCCAAGAAGCCTGCCGCTCCCAAGCCTGTCGAGCCCGAGTCGGAGGAAGAGTCGGAGGACGACGcgtccgacgtcgacgccgaggccgagcgcatGGCTGCCCAGCCTGGCCGTTTCGGACGGATGGGCGTCGCGGAGATCGTTGCGGCCAAGGGGTGGAAGACGGCCCAGCGaatggcggcggccaaggagcaGATGGCGACCATTGGtgccgaggtgctcggcggcggcgagctcatcgACGTCGCTCCCATCCTCACGCGTCTGTCGACCTTCTCCCTGCCGACCGTGCCGAACCCCGAGGGAGACGGCACGCTGCCCGTCCCCAATTCGGTCCGTGCGCTCGGTATGCTCTCCCTGCTTGCCGTGTACAAGGACCTCATCCCCGGCTATCGCATCCGTGCGCTCACAGCTGCTGAGGAGTCCGAGAAGGTCCGTGACGAGGTGCGCAGGatgcgcgagggcgagaagctGCTTGTGAGGAACTACAAGACGTACCTCAAGTCTCTGGAGGCCGAAGTCAAGG GCAAGAGTCCTCTCGGCTCCGTGGCGCTTAAGTGTATggccgagctccttgtcTCGGCGCCCCACTTCAACTTCTCCGAAAACATCATGGGCGTGCTAGTCGGACGCATCGGCCGCAGGTCAtgggacgacgactcggagctCATCCTGAACTCGTTCGTGTCCGTCTTCCGGTCCGACAACACGTCGACCTACTCGCAGGCACTCGTCCGTCTGATTGCTCGTATGATCAAGGAGCGCAAGTTCCAGGTCCACCCCAATGTTCTGTCCTGTCTTCTGCACCTCCGCCTGCGCACCGAGCTCTCGGCGATGtgggagaagaagaagggcaagggacGCGACCGCCGCGATCAGCCCGAGAAGAAGTTCAAGTCGGAGATCAGGAAGCAGTGGCAGACCAAGAaccagcgcaagcgcgagaaggagctcaaggaAATCCAGAAAGAAAtggccgaggctgaggctgaaGTGGATCTGGAGGAGAGGCAGAACACT CAAACAGAAACTCTCAAGAACCTCTTCGTCCTCTACTTCTCCATCCTCAAGTTCCCCGGCCGCTCACCACTACTTCCAGCCGGTCTCGAGGGTATCTCGCACTTTGCCCACCTCATCAACATTGACTTCTTCCGCGACCTGCTGCAGGTGCTGCGCAAGATCATTGCCGACACACTAGACtcggatgacgacgagctcgacgttgTCGGCTCACATAAGCGCGTGCGTACGCGCATGCTGGGCATCGTGACGGCGTTCGACCTGCTCTCTGGACAGGGTGAGGCGCTCAACATCGACTTGAGCGATTTCGTCAACGAGCTGTTTGTGCTCCTCCGCCCATTGGCACTCGACACTGGCATTGAGGACCCGCCAGAGATGACTCAGGCGACAGCACAGGCGGCCGCAGTGCAGCGCAACGCTGGCGTCAAGCGTGCAAGCGCAGACAGGCCACCAGCACACAcgctctcgacctcggcactcCTCTTCAGGTGTCTCGAGAGCGTCTTCTTCCCCCGCTGGTTCGGCGCCAGCGCTTCCGCCCCTCCTCTCCGCGCAGCAGCCTTCGCCAAGCGCATGTGCGAGTGCGCGCTCTTCTTcccgcccgcgacggcgcgcgaggccctcAACTTtgtgcgccgcctcgcgaccAAGGAGACCAAGctcgccaacctcctcgacacgGAGGAGCGCATGTTCGACGGAGTGTACCGCCCCGAGATGGACGACCCGCAGCTCACGAACCCTTACACGACTAGTCtgtacgagctcgacgggTTGGCCGAGCGTCACTGGGAGCAGAAGGTCAAGGCGGAGGCGAAGCGGTTGCGGGACGCGCAGTTTGT CAGCCCCACCACAATGCCCAAgaacctcgtcgtcttcgacTTTGACTGGTCCTTCGTGGACCAGGACACGGACCGCTGGGTCTTCGAGGTGCTGAGCACCaagctccgccgcgcgctgcagcagcgcaagACGAACGGAAGCCAGTGCACGCCTGATGTTGT CGACCAGACCATGGCGGACCTCTTCGACGCCGGCTTCAAGAAGgagcaggtgctcgacgcgctgagGATCCTTCCCTTC CACCCCGCcatgcgccgcgccgtcacGGCCCTCAAGGACCGCGGCGAGACCGACTTCCTCTGCCTGTCCAACTCGAACGTGGTGTACATCGGGACGATTCTTGAG CACCACAACCTCACCACGCTCTTCAACGAGGTCATCACCAACCCCGCCCACTGGGCCGGCGACCGCCTGCACATTGGCCGCCGTgtgcccgccgacggcccGCAGCACACGTGCAAGGTCGGCTGCCTGGCAAACATGTgcaagggcgacgagctggacgcgtGGGTCGCTGCccacggcggcaaggacagCTACGAGAAGATCGTgtacgtcggcgacggcggcaacgacttCTGCCCGCTCCTGCGCATGCGCAAGGGCGACGTCGCGTGCGTCCGCAAGGACATGGAGCTGCACGGCCGCGTtaaggaggagggcgagcaggagggcctcaaggtcgaggtcaagcTTTGGGACCAGGCTTGGGTCATTGACGA GATCTTCTCCGAGCTCTAA
- the YBL036C gene encoding Pyridoxal phosphate homeostasis protein, with amino-acid sequence MSQSLEYTPDRGAELRENVEGVLAEIKAASAAGHEARLVAISKIKPASDIQALYDAGHRHFGENYIQEMADKAAILPADICWHFVGSLQSNKAKLLASIPNVFVLETLASVKLADLLQKALAGSGRVLDVYLQVNTSGEDAKSGIEPLTASSDDTAPLVALAEHVRAACPALRVRGLMTIGSWEASHAEGTPNPDFAALKETRANLARILASKGVYASAEEGVKSLEISMGMSADFVEAVKDGSNSVRVGTRIFGARPRKQ; translated from the exons ATGTCCCAGTCGCTAGAGTACACGCCCGACcggggcgccgagctgcgcgagaacgtcgagggcgtgctgGCTGAGATcaaggcggcgtcggcggcaggccacgag gcccgcctcgtcgccatctccAAGATCAAGCCCGCGTCCGACATCCAGGCGCTGTACGACGCCGGACACCGCCACTTCGGCGAGAACTATATCCAGGAGATGGCCGACAAGGCGGCTATC ctcccCGCCGACATCTGCTGGCACTTTGTCGGCTCGCTCCAGAGCAACAAGGCCAAGCTGCTCGCGTCGATCCCGAACGTGTTCGTCCTCGAGACCCTGGCGAgcgtcaagctcgccgaccttctGCAGAAGGCGCTGGCTGGGAGCGGACGCGTGCTGGATGTCTACCTCCAGGTCAACACGTcgggcgaggacgccaagAGCGGCATCGAGCCGCTCACTGCGTCGAGTGACGACACTGCGCCGCTTGTCGCCTTGGCCGAGCATGTGCGCGCCGCTTGTCCTGCCCTGAGGGTCCGCGGCCTCATGACTATTGGCAGCTGGGAGGCGTCGCATGCCGAGGGTACGCCGAACCCCGActtcgcggcgctcaaggagacGCGCGCGAACCTCGCGCGCATCCTCGCCTCCAAGGGCGTGTACGCGTCCGCTGAGGAGGGGGTTAAGAGCCTCGAGATCTCCATGGGCATGAGCGCCGACTTTGTTGAGGCTGTCAAGGACGGCTCCAACTCGGTCCGCGTGGGCACGCGCATCTTTGGTGCGCGTCCGAGGAAGCAGTAG